In Vicinamibacteria bacterium, the genomic stretch AGCGTAGAGCCGGCCGTCTGAGTATGGAAGCGGAGCATCTGCGCGCGGGGGTTCTTCGACGAGAAACGGGCGCGCAGGATCTGGCCCCACATGCGCCGCGCCGCCCGGAATTTTGCGATCTCCTCGAGGAAGTTCCGATGGGCGTTGAAGAAGAACGAGAGCCTTTGGCCGAAGTCGTCGACGTCGAGTCCGGCGCCGACCGCCGCTTCGACGTATGCGATGCCGTGGCCAAGGGTGAAGGCGAGCTCCTGGGCCGCCGTGGCTCCGGCCTCACGGATGTGGTATCCGCTGATGCTGATGGGATGAAACCGCGGGAGCTCTCGTCTGCTATAGGCGATGACGTCGGTCGCCAGACGCATCGAGGGGCCCGGCGGGTAGATATAGGTTCCTCGCGCCACGTACTCCTTCAAGATGTCGTTTTGCACCGTTCCCGAGAGTTTTTCGGGAGCGACGCCTTGCTTGCGACCGACGGCAACGTAGAGTGCGAGGAGAATGCTCGCCGTGGCGTTGATCGTCATCGATGTGGACACGCGATCGAGGGGAATTCCTTCGAACAGCGTCTCCATGTCCTCGATCGAATCGATGGCGACCCCGACCCGGCCCACCTCGCCCCGGGCGAGGTCATGATCGGAGTCGTATCCGATTTGCGTGGGCAGATCGAATGCCACCGAAAGCCCACTCTGCCCCTGGTCCAGGAGATAGCGGTAACGGCGGTTCGACTCCGAGGCGGTCGCGTACCCGGCGTATTGCCTCATCGTCCACAAGCGGCCGCGGTAGCCCGAGGGATGAATCCCGCGGGTGAACGGCGGCTCGCCCGCTCGCCCCAGTTTCTCCTCGGGATGCCACTCGGCGAGGTCCTCGGCGCTGTACTGCTCTTTCACTGAAGAGATGCTAGCCTCGATCTCCCGTCGGTGCCAGTCCGGAAACGAGTTGGCCCGAGCCCGCCGAACGCCACTGCCGCAGGACTTCGTAGAGGGCGACTCCTACCGCCGTCGAGAGATTCAACGCCCTTACATTCCTGTTTTCCATCGGCAGCGAGACGAGCCGATCCCGATGGCGGTCCCGT encodes the following:
- a CDS encoding methylmalonyl-CoA mutase family protein translates to MKEQYSAEDLAEWHPEEKLGRAGEPPFTRGIHPSGYRGRLWTMRQYAGYATASESNRRYRYLLDQGQSGLSVAFDLPTQIGYDSDHDLARGEVGRVGVAIDSIEDMETLFEGIPLDRVSTSMTINATASILLALYVAVGRKQGVAPEKLSGTVQNDILKEYVARGTYIYPPGPSMRLATDVIAYSRRELPRFHPISISGYHIREAGATAAQELAFTLGHGIAYVEAAVGAGLDVDDFGQRLSFFFNAHRNFLEEIAKFRAARRMWGQILRARFSSKNPRAQMLRFHTQTAGSTLTAQQPNVNVIRSTLQALAAVLGGTQSLHVNALDEALGLPSEETAELALRTQQVIAYESGVAGTVDPFGGSYAMESLTDEIQTEAEAILRELDRRGGALRAIEGGWPQQQIRESAYRFQKATEAREAIVVGVNAFESNEPVSIEPFSIDAAVEKSQIERIRRMRQIRDASRASEALDAVERAASTDRNLVPVILEAVEARGTLGEIADRMRRVFGEHRAG